The nucleotide window ATAGACGTTCACCCCGAGCCCGGGAGCACCTTCGGGATAATTCAGCGGCCGCAGCAGCCGGTCGTCGGTATCGATGTAGGAGACGATCTCGCGACGATCCCAAACGTGATTGCCGGTGGTAACGACGTCGACGCCGGCACTGTAGAACTCGCGGCAGATTTCTTCTGTAATGCCAAATCCGTGGGCGGCGTTCTCGCCGTTGACGATGACGAAATCGAGCTCAAGCAGGCGCCGGACCTGAGCGATCCGCTCGCAGATGACCTGGCGCCCGGCTCGACCGACCACATCGCCACAATATAAAACTCTCATAGCTGGCCCTGCCCGATCGACGGCGCCGCCGCCTTTACTGCCGACGCTTCGATCGCCTGTTCGCTCGCGACCCAATCCATCGTTTCGTCACCCGGTCCGTGGGGAACATGGGCAATGACCTGCACGTCGAAACCGATACCGACAGCGACCGGCCGCCCCTGCCGACGAAGCGCGGCGAGGGTGCGATCGTACCATCCCTTACCCTGTCCCAGCCGATTGCCGGAGCGATCGACGGCGAGCAGCGGGACGAGCAGGACGTCGGGAATGACCTCGGGAGCGCTCGCGGGCGGCTGGCGGGTATCGAGGCTGGCGATTTCCACGTCGTCGGTTGGCCGCCAGCGGCGGAAGCGCAGGACGTCGCATTCCCCCACGATCGCCGGCAGCGCGCAGACGATCCCCGCAGCGTCGAGCCTTGCCATCAGCGGGCGGACGTCAAGCTCGGTGATGATCGGCCAGTAACCGGCGACGACGGCGCCCGGCCGTATTCCCAGCTCGGCAAGGTGACCGAGCACGTGCCCGGTCACCTGCCGGGCGGCGTTCGGACCCTCTTTCTGATCGGCGACCAGACGCAGGGCGCGCATGCGCTTGCGCAGCCGGCGCTTCTGCTCGTCGATCGGTGTCGGTTGCTGATCCATGGGCAGGGACGCGATGGGCAGAAAGGCCTCCATTTTAGGTTCGGCGATGACGAGCGGGCGGCGCCACCTGGGTCGTTGGTCGGGGTGATCCTCTCTGGCCTGCTCACGCAGGTGGGCGCCATTTACCGAGCTCTCGAGCCCGGCAGGGACAGCTCCCTCAGGGTCACGGGTTGGCCGGAGGGACGATAGGACCTGACGGGCCCCGT belongs to Rhodospirillales bacterium and includes:
- a CDS encoding 5-formyltetrahydrofolate cyclo-ligase, encoding MEAFLPIASLPMDQQPTPIDEQKRRLRKRMRALRLVADQKEGPNAARQVTGHVLGHLAELGIRPGAVVAGYWPIITELDVRPLMARLDAAGIVCALPAIVGECDVLRFRRWRPTDDVEIASLDTRQPPASAPEVIPDVLLVPLLAVDRSGNRLGQGKGWYDRTLAALRRQGRPVAVGIGFDVQVIAHVPHGPGDETMDWVASEQAIEASAVKAAAPSIGQGQL